A part of Ursus arctos isolate Adak ecotype North America chromosome X, UrsArc2.0, whole genome shotgun sequence genomic DNA contains:
- the LOC113265862 gene encoding LOW QUALITY PROTEIN: elongation factor 1-alpha 1-like (The sequence of the model RefSeq protein was modified relative to this genomic sequence to represent the inferred CDS: inserted 1 base in 1 codon; deleted 1 base in 1 codon) gives MGKEKTHIKIVVIGHVDSGKSTTTGHLIYKCGGIDKRTIEKFKKFKKEAAEIGKGSFKYAWVLDKLKAEREHGIYLWKFETSKYYVTITDAPGHRDFIKNMITGTSQADCAVLIVAAGVGEFEAGISKNGQTGEHAFLAYTLGVKQLIVGVNKMDSTEPPHSQKRYEEIVKEVNTYIKKIGYNPDTVAFVPVSGWNGDNVLESSANMPWFKGWKVTRKDGNGSGTTLLEALDCILPQTRPTDKPXAPVNVTTEVKSVEMHHEALSEALPGDNVGFNVKNVSVKDVRRGNVADEGKNDPPMEAAGFTAQVIILNHPCQISAGYAPVLDCHTAHIACKFAELKEKIDRRSGKKPEDGPKFLKSGDAAIVDMVPGNPMCVESFSDYPPLGHSAVCDMRQTVAVGVIKAVDEKAAGAGKVIKSAQKAQKAK, from the exons atgggaaaggaaaagactcACATCAAGATCGTCGTCATTGGACACGTAGATTCAGGCAAGTCTACCACTACTGGTCATCTGATCTACAAATGTGGTGGGATCGACAAAAGAACTATTGAGAAATTCAAGAAATTCAAGAAGGAAGCTGCTGAGATAGGAAAGGGCTCCTTCAAGTATGCCTGGGTT TTGGATAAACTAAAAGCTGAACGTGAACATGGTATCTACCTGTGGAAATTCGAGACCAGCAAGTACTATGTGACCATCACTGATGCCCCAGGACACAGAGACTTCATCAAAAACATGATTACAGGCACATCTCAGGCTGACTGTGCTGTCCTAATTGTTGCTGCTGGTGTTGGTGAATTTGAAGCAGGTATCTCCAAGAATGGGCAGACCGGTGAGCATGCCTTTCTGGCTTACACACTGGGTGTAAAACAACTAATTGTTGGTGTTAACAAAATGGActccactgagccaccccacaGCCAGAAGAGATACGAGGAAATCGTTAAGGAAGTCaacacctacattaagaaaattgGCTACAACCCCGACACAGTAGCATTTGTGCCAGTTTCTGGCTGGAATGGTGACAACGTGCTGGAGTCAAGTGCTAACATGCCTTGGTTCAAGGGATGGAAAGTCACCCGTAAGGATGGGAACGGCAGTGGAACCACACTGCTTGAAGCTCTGGATTGCATTCTGCCACAAACTCGTCCAACAGACAAGC TTGCTCCAGTCAATGTTACAACTGAAGTAAAGTCTGTTGAAATGCACCATGAAGCTTTGAGTGAGGCTCTTCCTGGGGACAATGTGGGCTTCAATGTCAAGAACGTATCTGTCAAAGATGTTCGTCGTGGCAATGTGGCTGATGAGGGCAAAAATGACCCACCAATGGAAGCAGCTGGCTTCACGGCTCAAGTGATTATCCTGAACCATCCTTGCCAAATCAGTGCTGGATATGCACCTGTGCTAGATTGTCACACAGCTCACATTGCTTGCAAGTTTGCTGAGCTGAAGGAGAAGATAGATCGTCGTTCTGGAAAAAAGCCGGAAGATGGTCCCAAGTTCTTGAAATCTGGTGATGCTGCCATTGTTGATATGGTTCCTGGCAACCCTATGTGTGTTGAGAGCTTCTCTGACTATCCTCCTCTGGGCCATTCTGCTGTTTGTGACATGAGACAGACAGTTGCTGTGGGTGTCATCAAAGCAGTGGACGAGAAGGCAGCTGGAGCTGGCAAGGTCATCAAGTCTGCCCAGAAAGCTCAGAAGGCTAAATGA